The Apium graveolens cultivar Ventura chromosome 3, ASM990537v1, whole genome shotgun sequence sequence TCAAGAAACACGACCGTATTATCACACTGAACTTGACCAAATGATTCTATTAATCTAGAGAGAGACTGTCGAATTTAGAGGTTCAAGGTATCTATGGTATATAGAACATGAACAGAAATAGATCAGGGCTCTGCAAAATATACAGTTTTTGACTTTTATGAAAGCTATCGAATTTCCTCATGGATACAATGTTACTAAATGAAGATAAATCAAGGTTAGTAAAAGATCCATTTGACTTTTTGGATCCTTAATCGTACTATTTAAAGACCAAGCATGTCCAATGCAATGCTATAAGTGATGATATATCTATAATTTGGAGACAATATGAAAACACACCACTCCAATGCAATGCTAATTCAACAGTAGATACTAACCTGTGGACATGTCCAACATTTGTATTAACATGAATGTGACATTAATGCCAGCCACAGCAAATGGATATTCCCATTCGGCTCGCTTTCCACCCTTTTTAAATAACAACCTAAAAAAGCAAGCCTTCATTTTGAATTTTAGTACAATTAGTAATAACCAACGTTTCAGACTCATGCTTCAAGAAATCCAGGTGAAAGATTCACCAGTTTGAAAATAGCATATACAGTAAATTGAGAAGAAACAATATTTATCCAACTAACGAACTAAAGATAAGTACGGTTCGGTGAGAGCACAACATTCATACCGGGTAAGATTTGGCAAAGAACAATAGATTCTCAAGTGCAATAAAGCCACAACCCCTGCAAGGAACAAGCACTGGCATTGGAAATTATTTGAAGACGTGACCCATTGAAGGGTAGATTAAAATATAAGTCTATCACGCTGAATTCCAGAAAATCTATAGAATATATGTATGAGGAATTTGATTTTTTCCCTACATTTTCCTAAACACGCACACCATTGTCATGGAGGATgaaaattttcttttatcattcatAGTTGATCTTCTCCAACATTGGCTCTGTAGATTGGCCGAAAGACTAAGGTCCACTATTACCTATCTGCTTGAGTTGATGAAATGTACAAAAACGTAGATTTATAAATCTATTATATAGTAGTCCCTCCATTTCCAATTAGAAGAAAGATGGATTGTCAGTATAGTATAAGTTTAGCAAATCGTTTGCTAATGTTTATTTCATGTAATAATGGTATAATTATGATACTCAATCAACCAGGAACAATTTGAGCATATTAAGGCCTTACTGAATATTCCTAGCCAAGAAGCTAATATATTTAATATCCAATATTAAAAAAACAAGTAAGATCAAAGAGAAATTTATCTAGTTATAGAACAGAGACACTAATTAGTTTTGCATTAAATCAGAACCATAAGCCAAAATGGAACTTGATCGTGAGATGCTGTTTATGAATATGATGAAACAAAAGAGATAAACTTAAACTTCGGTTAAATTACTATTGCTGTTGCAATTGATGACGCAGCAAACTCATCCAGTTACCAGTATAACGAAAGTGCTTATTATAAAACTTTAAGTCAAACATAGCTTTTTCCATACAACCCTCAAGTATCGAGTGTAAAAGTTTATTGTGGTCTAACTCCTCATCTACTTCCCACTAGAAGATATACGTCAAGCTCCATCTTTCACAAACCTAATTTAGTCTTATTTTGATAAGTGACAATAACTACCATCTGAAATTGCAGAGAAGTACCTAAAGTCAGTTGCTGGATTGCATCCTTGCCAGCCCATCTCCTTCCACTGCTCAGATATAAAACCAGAGAGGGGGACATTTGGAAAAGCTAATTTCCACAAGGCTAAAAGAGATGCCTGCTCATAGTAATGAATAACTTAATTAGAATCTTACAATGATGTACTTCACATGAGAAGTCTCatgaataaaaaatttaaattaaaaactcaTTGCTAACTGAATAACAAAGATCGCTAATTAATTAACACGATGCAGAGAGAATCTTAAGTACTTGATGGTCAAGGCGAGTTTCGTCAAAAGGCATGTTAATTCGCTCTTGAAGTTGCTGCAGTCTTGCTTCCTAATAAGAATTTGATAGCGAAAAAGATTAAGCACAAACAAATCCTTAATAGACAACTCCCATTAAATACATATTATCTATATGTAAAATAGGTTTATGACAAGTTGGGAAAGGTAGAAAGGGAGGGATAGAGAACACTGGATACACTATTTAATGCAATAACCTGCAGGTTCCTTTCCACATTTACCTGAACTTGATTAACAGTATTGTCAGACGTTTTGCCACCTCCAAACAGTTTATTGTTAAATAATCCTCCTATCCATGATTTTGGTCCAACCATAGCATTAGCTACAAAAGACAATCAGTTCTTAGTCAGCCATGACATCTACTGTACCATGTCAATCACAAGTAGATTGCAGCAGGTATAGAATTCAAATGATTTCAAGCATTTTATTGCAAACAGAATTCGGATTTAACGTTACAAATCGCTACAATCTTTAATTTCTCATTATTTAATATGTGCTGAACTACTTCGTCCGCAAAATTTGTGCACGTAAGCAGTCCAACATAGCAAATTACAGCCTCTATACCAAGAGCATTAACTCAAGAGAAAAGACTGATTTGTGTTGATGCAACTACACTCTCAtcaatttagcaaaaaaaaaaactCCACTCCCATCACGAATTTGGAACACAAGTTTAGATTGGTCAACAAGATATCTTAGTATGGTCATTACCACGAGGATTTCAATACACACAAAAACAGGGAAAAGTCGGGATTTTTTTCACTTGAGGACACCACAATAAATTATAGGATttttttgaggcaatttttatTATTGTAACAAATATAATAGTGGGAAAACAATTAATTTAGGGGGCTAGATCCGCCCCTGCACGAAGAGACACATACAAATTAGTAACCCACATTTGCAAGCGTACACGGGCCCATGCACAAATATAACATATTGGTTCCACAGTTACCCTAAAAACTGTCATAAAAAGAACCCTGACAAAGGAAATGCAGATCTACCAAGGAGAAGACAAGAAGTAAGTAAATGCATAATGATTTCAAAAAATACAAATAAATAACAGGTCTTTGATCACAGAAAAGAGATATATAATTACATAAAGACTTGTGATAATCCTACTTACAAAAACACTGTAGTAACTCCGATGTTACTTGAGCAAAATTTTGTGACCATGCCAATTTGTCATCGTCCTTTCTTTGTGTCCAGAATATGTCGTCTTCATTAACCTGAATTAATTTTCCAGTCAGAGAAGTAGGATGCAAATAAATAAAATTGGAGGTCCGACACGTAGAGAAGCAAATGAAAATACATCACGACCTTCACCTCACCCTGCTTATGAGCCGTGTGCACTGGGCACGGGAAAAAAGGGAGCAAACAAAGTAATTAGGAGGCCTGGCAAATAAAGTGCCATTCAACATGGGCAAAATCCAATTTGTTGAAAATAGTTATTCTAATAATGAAAATCTTGAAATTATTGATAAACATTATCTTAGTTTTCCATCTAACTCTAACCCTTGACAAAGAACAACTAAAAGTTTAAATTTCAGCTAACACCAGGTCCAGAACTAACAAAAAAAAAGGAAATGCGGTATAATTTTTCACAGAAAACATAGAATCCTTACAAGTGAGATTATTATCTACATGACATCCTATCCCACATTCACAATAAATTCAAGTAGAATGATAGCCATATCAATGACACTGGAGTCGACAATTCTTTATTTGTCTGGGGAAAAAATCTATAACAAATAGTAGTTACATACCAGTGTAACACATAAAACAATATTAGTTAGTGCAATCATGCACAATTTTCAACTGCAAGAAAAAATATATTTAGGTATAGTCACGTACGCTGAAATAGGCAGTCCCGTCATTTGCTTACAATATTATCAAAGAAAAACTAAATTGTTATGTACACTACATACTACACAGGGGGTTTCAGCTAGCTGGAAAAACCACGAGTTACATTCATTTAACCCTGTAGAATGTTCTTCAAATAGCGGAAACATAACCAGTATAACTCAATGGTTGAGCTGTAAAAGTATCGGCTCAGTAAAATTAAATAACTCTAGACCAAATAAACGAAATATTATACTAAAATGTGTGATGAGAACTTAAAGAGGGTCAAGTCCATCTATCCCTAGGGAAAAAAGGGAGAAGAAATGACGACTGAGCTTACTCTTCTTCGAGAAGAACAGGAAGGAATGAATCGTCTACGTCTTAATCTCATCAGAGACAAAGATAAATTCTGGGAATAGATAAAATTCTCTTAACCATCTAGAAAGGTAAAGAAAAAGATAGTGTATATGAAAATGCATGATGGCACCAACTTGAATTTCATTCTACAATTCAACCTTAAATCATTCCAAAATTCTCTCCATATTGTCCACACTCTCTCCATACAAACAAACAGATATTATGATTAAAACGCAATCAAAGGGGACCTTAATTTGCATTAACTTTATGAAGCATTGGTTAGAAAAGAAAATCAACTTTAGCACGTAAAGGGTGATTAGCAATGATGGGCCTCATTAATATAGCATCAAGACAACAAACAAGacgagcgagagagagagagagagagagagagagagattgtaCAGCAATGCATGTAGAAAACACATAGAAAGAGAGTGAAAAAAATGTACCTTTTACTGGTGCATTTGATATGATAATTTAACCAGAGAAAAGATGACAGTGATAAGAGAGAAAcaggagaagaagaagaaaaacaggGCATTTGAGCTTGAAAAAAGTGTAGTGGTGGTGCATGCAAAAACAGGGGAGACCTAATTGACGCCATTAACCAGAGATGTGTTTCTTCCTTCCCCTTTGCTTTTCCATGACCAGCCATTCATATTCCTCATGTTTCGCCCTTTTCCCCGCACCCCTTTTTTCAATCTCTTCTCTTCTTTCGGATTATTAAAATCGGATTTGTATCGGATATGACTAAATTTATATTATtcatttatgaaataaatatgaaaattaactatatatacatatgtatatatcaTATATTAAAATAGGTAACTTTTGTAAATTGCTTATTAAACGTTATGTATAAATTTTTTTGGACATATATGGATATGGTTCCCGTAATATGCTCATACATAATGATGTGTACGAGAGATTATGTATAATTAAATAATGGAAAAATACAATACAACAACTTAGAAGAATAAAataatacttttaaaattatttaatttattttgtttagttaaatatattcatatataatttataaatgtaTAATTTTATGTAGTTCGGATTGGATTTTTATCAGATCCGATGATACAAAATTCATATCTATTTTAATGGACCGGATCCTTATCGGATCGGATTATCACTACACCTTATATGTCCTGTTGTAATAAATTTTTTCGGTGTAAACCATTAAAGTGTGACCATAAGTGCCTCAAAAATTTTTTTGAGCTATCCATGATGACAGTTTTTCTTTGTAATCATTGTTGTTATTTAGTGTAACCATAAAGAAAATGAGACATCTACGATTACATCATAATTGACATTACTGTTGATCTTAGAAAAAGGTGTAACAAAAAACTGAAATTTCAGGTGGTTATACAAAAAATATAACGAGGAGTCCAAATTTTAAAAAACATAAGGACGGGCgaagaaaatttattaaaaatatactATTTTCCTCAAACTAATAAACCTGTTTCTCACTTTCACTCTCTCTCACCTTTCAATCTTCTCTCTTACTCTCTTAAATTTCTTCTCTCTCAATCGGGTCTCTGGGTTTTTTACATTCAGATTTCTCAATCGATTCACACTCAATCGATTTAGGGTTTCACTGTACTCAAGTCTTTTGTTTTACAATCAGATCTTCTTTTACCATCGGGTTTGTCAATTAGGATTTCTTTTGTGAAGTAACCAGTCCGTCTAAAACCTCAAAGTGTTAGAGAATGACCAtttccaggatcttatattattctaacactcCCCTTCACTCGAAAgtcttctactttccaatcatggagggccctcagataagtgaggtaagcaccactgtctctactcttccaacctcataaatttctttgtcattaagtgtagctatgacatctgtgtcaatgacccaacagatgcccacccaagctaccaaaacaaatcttcaaaatccaaaacaaagaaagcAATCCATTAGTATGGAACATTTTATTTTCCATCAATTTTTCTTAATAAATGATTTGCTACTTTTTTCCTTTTGGAAGATACATGAGGGAAACaatgggtcgaagagtggatcaCGGCACCCATCTTTGGAGCATAAACTTGTCTTTCGTGTCCATCATAAATTGTGAGAAATGTTGGGGGTGGCAGGGATCGAACATGAGTCTTCTGCCAGTCTGAGatctgataccatgttaagtaatCAGTCCGTCTAAAACCTTAAGATTCTAGAAGGCCcgaacatgatcttatactctttaacactcCCCATCAATCGTACAATACGTTTCGCCACGATTGGCAACGACAAATACAACAAATACCAATATCCAtaccaataacaaatatttaaattaaataaatggggGTGGGATGACTCGAACCTGAGTCCTTTCCTAAACCGAGCTATGATACCATACCATGATACACATATTATACTATTATTATTGGACATTTTCATTATTATATTAGTTTTCTTGTTATGATGTTTTCCCTTATTATTGTTTGGTTGTCGGCTATATAAAACCCTCTTCTATTGTAATTGAGAACAAGTCGTACTATAATAAAATCCCACTTTTATCTCTTCTCTCAATACTTTATCATGGTATCAAGAGCTATGATCCGATCTGGGATATGTTGACGATGATGAATTATATCGATTGGCTTCCACATGTTGGGTTTAAAATATGTGTTTTGATTATTGTTTCCTTCTTGTCTTCTTCTTATTCAAAtcagttttttttttctttttcttggaCGATTTTGATTTTTAATCATGACTATTATTTTTTTCTTCGATTTGGTTGGATTTCTCGTGGGTACTTGATTTTggttgaattttttttttctgctGGTTTTGGTTGGAACTCTCGTAGAACTTTTCTGCTGGTTTTGGTTGGAACTCTCATATAATTTTTCTGCTGGTCACTTTCGGTCTCGCTTTGATAATATTGGCTCATTGATAATattgttttttttttcttctttctttctttctcacCTTCCTTTCCTTTTCTCGTGTTAATGATGGGGGTAGCTCTAGGCACATCTgtatattagatatatttgataatgtcatggctaatatgatttatgtttagttttcagatcttacttaaaaaggataaatcggtacttactggaagtcaggacttaaggatatcagtacttatattatcaggagataattatcagaagatggatatcagaacttaagtactgaaggacattcagataaggacaacagttgattaaaggaaagaagatcgagataaacataagtagagatatgcatgaagaaggaattctatgtaGAATCgaatatttggaagaaaagatatctgattgatatattttaggaagcagaattatattccatatcaattagcgattatattgtaactgtgtagtatataaacacaaacatagggtttacactataagtgttatcatattcgagaagattattcattgtaaccctagcagctctcgtgatatttgttcatcactgagaggtaacagttccatactgtaacagagtttattgtttcaataaagtttgttttctgttacttgagttattaaagttcgatttgattgtactatatactgtattcaccccctctacagtgtgtgtgtgacctaacaagtggtatcagagcccatctgttaacgcacaaacagtttaagatccaaacacaatcatgtctgaaacaaaaactccaactaagcccaccaaaactgaagaacctcctaaggcacaaattcaaagccgatatgagactatcagagttcccatattgagaccatctgaatatcccatatggaaggtgaggatgaccatatttctggaagcaacagatccagaatatcttgatagaatcaaggaagggcctcacaaaccaaccaagctcgcggttgcagttgcaggtgaagcagcaaagactgtaccagaggagaagagtgattacactgctgaagatatcgcatcaattgctaaggatgctaaggtacgacacttaatgcatagtgtcattgataatgtaatgtcaaacagggtaataaactgcaagactgcaaaggagatatggaatgccctggaaacaaggtgtcagggaactgatacgattaagaagaacaggaagacaatactcactcaagagtatgaacactttgactcaaagactaatgagtcattgactgatttatatgatagatttgtcaaactcttgaatgatatgtcactgattaataaggagtatgatcttgaagattcaaactttaaattcctgttagctcttcctgaatgctgggatttgaaggcaactacaataagagacaactacaatcttgatgaaacaactcttgatgaaatttatggaatgctcaagactcatgaacttgagatggaacaaagaagcaagaggaaaggtggaaagtcaaggacaattgctcttaaggatgaagaagaatcacccaaggcagctacctcaaggaaagacaaaggtaaagctctcttcacaaagtctgatactgagtcatcaagttctgaaagtgatgatgactcggaatctgaaagcctgcctgagatggatgctgatgaagctgtgtgctcttatggtgaaagggatcacaaagattgaatacaggaagttcaggaagggaaagaagttttccaggaaaggcacaagttctgataagaagaatttcagaaaatctgagagtagaggaggaaagtctgacagaggagattatacaaatgtcaaatgctacaactgcggtgagaaaggccacatatctcctgattgcaagaaagtgaagagtgacaaaggcaaggctcttgtcacaaagaagaaaagctggacatacacctcagattctgaaagtgagaagaattatgccttgatggcaaatgctgataaggcaaatgctgaaagcatttctgaagctgctgaatcaaaggtacctcaaactacttatgcctttcatactgatgatattaatgagatgagaagatatcttaaaaccatgtttgttagttatagagatcaaactttaacatgtgaaagattaacttctgaaaatcttgtttttaagaaaagaaatgatttcttagaaaaggagttagttatgtttcatcaaactcagaaagatagagatgatgttttttatgttagggatgaagtgctaaaaatgaatgaatctctaaaaactgagttagaaaaggaaaaagaggttatcaggacttggactaactctggcagaacaactcagaatttgttaagtagtgaaaactggaaagagggcttaggttatggagagaataagaatgataaaggaactgaaggtattaagcctgtagttgttaaacaaaagccaaagttaaaacctgtcaagtttgtagctataaagtctgataatgagaaatcagaagttaaaaaggaattaacttttgacaaactaaaatagaaaaagacagctgaagtaaacataggcttaatgactaagaagcagcttaagcataagctgaaagatgataagaatgcaaacaaggtaaaatcacctagtaaaaataggaatggaaaggaaggtgtgaataaaagcaatgattataagcatgttcctgaagctcctaggaaaacgtgtcataactgtggaagttctaaccatctgccttctttttgcaggaagaataagaacataaactccttaccttcaaagtcaggagttaagagtcagtctgttagatataagccacaaaatccttgttttcattgtggtagtttatggcattccatttatacttgtaaggaatatcatagtttatactatgattattatcaaataaaaccttctttaaagaaagttaccattgttccttctagtgtaagttctgattcaaagtctgatagtataaattctgataagaaaatgttaacataaactctgatgctaaatccgctgcaaatgttaacaaacttaataaggccaaaggatccaagcaagtcttgGTCCTTAAAACTAAATATGTGGTCTTGNNNNNNNNNNNNNNNNNNNNNNNNNNNNNNNNNNNNNNNNNNNNNNNNNNNNNNNNNNNNNNNNNNNNNNNNNNNNNNNNNNNNNNNNNNNNNNNNNNNNCGATGATGAATTATATCGATTGGCTTCCACATGTTGGGTTTAAAATATGTGTTTTGATTATTGTTTCCTTCTTGTCTTCTTCTTATTCAAAtcagttttttttttctttttcttggaCGATTTTGATTTTTAATCATGACTATTATTTTTTTCTTCGATTTGGTTGGATTTCTCGTGGGTACTTGATTTTggttgaattttttttttctgctGGTTTTGGTTGGAACTCTCGTAGAACTTTTCTGCTGGTTTTGGTTGGAACTCTCATATAATTTTTCTGCTGGTCACTTTCGGTCTCGCTTTGATAATATTGGCTCATTGATAATattgttttttttttcttctttctttctttctcacCTTCCTTTCCTTTTCTCGTGTTAATGATGGGGGTAGCTCTAGGCACATCTgtatattagatatatttgataatgtcatggctaatatgatttatgtttagttttcagatcttacttaaaaaggataaatcggtacttactggaagtcaggacttaaggatatcagtacttatattatcaggagataattatcagaagatggatatcagaacttaagtactgaaggacattcagataaggacaacagttgattaaaggaaagaagatcgagataaacataagtagagatatgcatgaagaaggaattctatgtaGAATCgaatatttggaagaaaagatatctgattgatatattttaggaagcagaattatattccatatcaattagcgattatattgtaactgtgtagtatataaacacaaacatagggtttacactataagtgttatcatattcgagaagattattcattgtaaccctagcagctctcgtgatatttgttcatcactgagaggtaacagttccatactgtaacagagtttattgtttcaataaagtttgttttctgttacttgagttattaaagttcgatttgattgtactatatactgtattcaccccctctacagtgtgtgtgtgacctaacaagtggtatcagagcccatctgttaacgcacaaacagtttaagatccaaacacaatcatgtctgaaacaaaaactccaactaagcccaccaaaactgaagaacctcctaaggcacaaattcaaagccgatatgagactatcagagttcccatattgagaccatctgaatatcccatatggaaggtgaggatgaccatatttctggaagcaacagatccagaatatcttgatagaatcaaggaagggcctcacaaaccaaccaagctcgcggttgcagttgcaggtgaagcagcaaagactgtaccagaggagaagagtgattacactgctgaagatatcgcatcaattgctaaggatgctaaggtacgacacttaatgcatagtgtcattgataatgtaatgtcaaacagggtaataaactgcaagactgcaaaggagatatggaatgccctggaaacaaggtgtcagggaactgatacgattaagaagaacaggaagacaatactcactcaagagtatgaacactttgactcaaagactaatgagtcattgactgatttatatgatagatttgtcaaactcttgaatgatatgtcactgattaataaggagtatgatcttgaagattcaaactttaaattcctgttagctcttcctgaatgctgggatttgaaggcaactacaataagagacaactacaatcttgatgaaacaactcttgatgaaatttatggaatgctcaagactcatgaacttgagatggaacaaagaagcaagaggaaaggtggaaagtcaaggacaattgctcttaaggatgaagaagaatcacccaaggcagctacctcaaggaaagacaaaggtaaagctctcttcacaaagtctgatactgagtcatcaagttctgaaagtgatgatgactcggaatctgaaagcctgcctgagatggatgctgatgaagctgtgtgctcttatggtgaaagggatcacaaagattgaatacaggaagttcaggaagggaaagaagttttccaggaaaggcacaagttctgataagaagaatttcagaaaatctgagagtagaggaggaaagtctgacagaggagattatacaaatgtcaaatgctacaactgcggtgagaaaggccacatatctcctgattgcaagaaagtgaagagtgacaaaggcaaggctcttgtcacaaagaagaaaagctggacatacacctcagattctgaaagtgagaagaattatgccttgatggcaaatgctgataaggcaaatgctgaaagcatttctgaagctgctgaatcaaaggtacctcaaactacttatgcctttcatactgatgatattaatgagatgagaagatatcttaaaaccatgtttgttagttatagagatcaaactttaacatgtgaaagattaacttctgaaaatcttgtttttaagaaaagaaatgatttcttagaaaaggagttagttatgtttcatcaaactcagaaagatagagatgatgttttttatgttagggatgaagtgctaaaaatgaatgaatctctaaaaactgagttagaaaaggaaaaagaggttatcaggacttggactaactctggcagaacaactcagaatttgttaagtagtgaaaactggaaagagggcttaggttatggagagaataagaatgataaaggaactgaaggtattaagcctgtagttgttaaacaaaagccaaagttaaaacctgtcaagtttgtagctataaagtctgataatgagaaatcagaagttaaaaaggaattaacttttgacaaactaaaatagaaaaagacagctgaagtaaacataggcttaatgactaagaagcagcttaagcataagctgaaagatgataagaatgcaaacaaggtaaaatcacctagtaaaaatagg is a genomic window containing:
- the LOC141710551 gene encoding uncharacterized protein LOC141710551 isoform X3, with amino-acid sequence MVGPKSWIGGLFNNKLFGGGKTSDNTVNQVQEARLQQLQERINMPFDETRLDHQASLLALWKLAFPNVPLSGFISEQWKEMGWQGCNPATDFRGCGFIALENLLFFAKSYPACFFRLLFKKGGKRAEWEYPFAVAGINVTFMLIQMLDMSTGKPKGRPATNFVRILGEDENAFDILFCVAFAMMDAQWLAIKASYMDFNDVLRTTRIQLERELCLEDVKSISDIPAFDLLFR
- the LOC141710551 gene encoding uncharacterized protein LOC141710551 isoform X1, with product MRLRRRRFIPSCSSRRRVNEDDIFWTQRKDDDKLAWSQNFAQVTSELLQCFSNAMVGPKSWIGGLFNNKLFGGGKTSDNTVNQVQEARLQQLQERINMPFDETRLDHQASLLALWKLAFPNVPLSGFISEQWKEMGWQGCNPATDFRGCGFIALENLLFFAKSYPACFFRLLFKKGGKRAEWEYPFAVAGINVTFMLIQMLDMSTGKPKGRPATNFVRILGEDENAFDILFCVAFAMMDAQWLAIKASYMDFNDVLRTTRIQLERELCLEDVKSISDIPAFDLLFR
- the LOC141710551 gene encoding uncharacterized protein LOC141710551 isoform X2, which gives rise to MRLRRRRFIPSCSSRRRVNEDDIFWTQRKDDDKLAWSQNFAQVTSELLQCFSNAMVGPKSWIGGLFNNKLFGGGKTSDNTVNQVQEARLQQLQERINMPFDETRLDHQASLLALWKLAFPNVPLSGFISEQWKEMGWQGCNPATDFRGCGFIALENLLFFAKSYPACFFRLLFKKGGKRAEWEYPFAVAGINVTFMLIQMLDMSTGKPKGRPATNFVRILGAFAMMDAQWLAIKASYMDFNDVLRTTRIQLERELCLEDVKSISDIPAFDLLFR